One Clostridium estertheticum DNA segment encodes these proteins:
- a CDS encoding TnsD family Tn7-like transposition protein codes for MVSFFPMIYEGEILYSAIARYNIRSGNISPKATLEDVVGSRTVSAVMALPSNIDNFIKNMPINCKYTSEEIIYKHTLFPFYTAFLSPQRAENIYQLMKGDNGGDIYNSAGIMASSVKENTYFKFCPQCNKENKLRWGEFFWNRIHQIPSITICLKHETLLLNSKVLIHSQNKHEFICATEENCCMYNTVFYPNETLDRVSILAKDIEKLFNAKFSNMPMAWFEEQYTIKLIHLGIANVNGQIKQNELVKSFIDYYGEEFLTAVQSTVSVEDESNWISMIVRKHRKTFHTIRHLLLMQYLGLDLKELFKIKQEYKPFGDGPWPCLNGGAEHYLKPIVEKLEITYDCKGKKVIGTFICSCGFIYSRGGPDVDKLDRYKIGRIKNFGSVWEERLKELFDKRLRLRAIARELRVDAKTVEKYADILGLELYWRTETVEKVADLAIEIFNDNKKDKQHYRNEWRTLIGKFPKKSKTELRNMNKGVYIWLYRNDRKWLNESSPKVIKKFVVNNRVDWAKRDEEILIEVKNAIEIMSNSQGKPERITISSIGKKIDKLDLIEKHLDKLWLTKDCINANIESNDEFRNRRISWAINILNREGEDVKVWKVVKKAGLRTDNGVELLVNSILYDKNI; via the coding sequence ATGGTAAGCTTTTTCCCGATGATATATGAAGGCGAAATTTTATATAGTGCAATAGCCAGGTACAACATTAGAAGCGGAAATATTAGTCCAAAGGCAACTTTAGAGGATGTGGTTGGTTCAAGGACGGTATCCGCAGTTATGGCATTGCCTTCTAATATTGATAATTTTATAAAAAATATGCCTATTAACTGCAAATATACCTCTGAGGAAATAATATATAAACATACTTTGTTTCCTTTTTACACAGCATTTTTATCTCCACAAAGAGCGGAGAATATATATCAACTTATGAAAGGAGATAATGGTGGAGATATATATAATAGTGCAGGAATTATGGCAAGTTCAGTTAAAGAAAATACTTATTTCAAGTTTTGCCCCCAATGCAATAAAGAAAATAAACTGCGGTGGGGTGAATTCTTTTGGAACAGAATTCACCAGATACCGAGTATAACAATATGTCTCAAACATGAAACCTTGTTATTAAATAGCAAGGTTTTAATTCACTCTCAGAATAAACATGAATTTATATGTGCTACAGAAGAAAATTGTTGTATGTATAATACAGTTTTTTATCCTAATGAAACATTAGATAGAGTTTCTATATTAGCTAAAGATATTGAAAAACTATTCAATGCTAAGTTTTCTAACATGCCTATGGCGTGGTTTGAGGAGCAGTATACTATAAAGTTAATTCATTTAGGAATAGCCAATGTTAATGGGCAAATTAAACAAAATGAATTAGTGAAGAGCTTCATAGATTATTATGGAGAAGAGTTTTTGACTGCGGTACAATCTACTGTTTCTGTGGAAGATGAAAGCAACTGGATAAGTATGATTGTGAGGAAACATAGAAAAACTTTTCATACTATAAGGCATTTGCTTTTAATGCAGTATTTAGGATTGGATTTGAAAGAGTTATTTAAGATTAAGCAAGAATATAAGCCATTTGGAGATGGACCATGGCCATGCCTTAATGGGGGAGCAGAGCATTATTTAAAGCCTATAGTTGAAAAATTAGAAATAACTTATGACTGCAAGGGCAAGAAAGTAATTGGAACATTTATATGCTCCTGTGGATTTATTTATAGTAGGGGCGGTCCCGATGTGGACAAACTTGATAGATATAAAATAGGTAGAATTAAAAATTTTGGTTCAGTGTGGGAAGAAAGACTTAAAGAACTGTTTGATAAAAGGTTAAGGTTACGAGCTATTGCCAGAGAATTAAGAGTTGACGCAAAAACTGTAGAAAAATATGCTGATATATTAGGGTTAGAGCTATATTGGAGAACTGAAACAGTTGAAAAAGTGGCAGACTTAGCAATAGAAATCTTTAATGATAACAAAAAGGATAAGCAACATTATCGTAATGAGTGGAGAACGTTAATTGGGAAGTTTCCTAAAAAGTCAAAAACAGAATTGAGAAATATGAATAAGGGAGTATATATATGGCTTTATAGAAATGATAGAAAATGGTTAAATGAAAGTTCTCCTAAAGTAATTAAAAAATTTGTAGTAAACAACAGAGTGGATTGGGCTAAGAGAGATGAAGAGATATTAATTGAAGTTAAAAATGCTATAGAAATTATGTCAAATTCACAAGGAAAGCCAGAAAGAATTACAATTAGTAGCATTGGAAAAAAGATAGATAAGTTAGATTTAATAGAAAAACATCTTGATAAATTATGGTTAACAAAGGATTGCATTAATGCAAACATTGAGAGTAACGATGAATTTAGAAATAGAAGGATTAGCTGGGCAATAAATATCCTGAATAGAGAAGGGGAAGATGTTAAGGTTTGGAAAGTAGTTAAAAAAGCAGGATTAAGGACAGATAATGGGGTTGAATTATTAGTGAATAGTATTTTATATGACAAAAACATTTAA
- a CDS encoding AAA family ATPase, with the protein MEYVNKILINNGGEAEIANYKEQIIKEYHDNPLIECLPNIISSEEAIDKLAVYPYFSEEERNLESHIRYHLIQRLFQYFQPLNWELDLESRVSRVIRQGYIARNPFIAEYAESFGRGHKMILNANMEMTNNKSFRTTSSGFTIIGISGIGKSTAIKLILSMYPQIIVHNEYKGFKFSMYQVAWLKLDCGHEGSIKGLCIDFFLKIDGLLGTNYHKKYGSGRQAVNVLMPIMGQIAKNIGLGVLVIDEIQHLSLAKSGGADKMLNFFVTLVNIGIPIILIGTNKAMSILQSQFRQARRGSGQGDFLVDRLKNDENWDLIIEGMADYQWTRKPIIISREIKDTLYEFSQGITDIAIKLFAMAQIRAISSGKEEITANIIRSVAKENLQLVRPMIEALKSGSIKAIAQYEDLYSVNIDNFLGQESSKISLNNKIRELQNNKKLNENLNKDNIKEQAILKLIDLDVESIKAKKYVEESILNKGRNIEIKELVKESYKLSLEMDIVKKETRTSKRKQDIDNVNDLRFIVAEGKRKGITAYEALNENRYIKHFDKETFKVG; encoded by the coding sequence ATGGAGTACGTAAATAAGATTTTAATTAATAATGGAGGAGAAGCTGAAATTGCAAACTATAAGGAACAAATTATTAAAGAGTACCATGATAACCCGCTGATTGAGTGTCTTCCTAATATAATTTCAAGCGAAGAGGCAATTGATAAACTTGCTGTATATCCATACTTTAGCGAGGAAGAGAGAAACCTTGAATCACATATTAGGTATCATCTTATACAAAGGCTGTTTCAGTATTTTCAGCCTTTAAATTGGGAATTAGACTTGGAGAGTAGAGTTTCAAGGGTAATAAGACAAGGATATATTGCAAGAAATCCTTTTATAGCAGAATATGCAGAAAGCTTTGGGAGAGGACACAAAATGATTTTAAATGCAAATATGGAAATGACTAATAATAAGTCATTCAGAACAACATCATCTGGATTTACAATTATTGGTATTTCGGGAATCGGAAAGAGTACAGCAATTAAATTAATTCTATCAATGTATCCACAAATCATTGTCCATAATGAATATAAAGGGTTTAAATTTAGCATGTATCAAGTTGCATGGCTAAAATTAGATTGTGGACACGAGGGGTCTATAAAGGGATTGTGCATAGATTTTTTCTTGAAGATTGACGGGTTACTTGGAACCAATTATCATAAGAAATATGGAAGTGGGAGACAGGCTGTAAATGTGTTAATGCCAATAATGGGTCAGATTGCAAAGAACATAGGATTGGGAGTATTGGTGATTGATGAAATTCAACACCTATCACTGGCAAAATCAGGTGGGGCTGATAAGATGTTGAATTTTTTCGTGACTTTGGTAAATATAGGGATTCCAATTATTTTAATCGGCACAAATAAAGCTATGTCAATTTTACAATCTCAATTTCGTCAGGCAAGGAGAGGGAGCGGCCAGGGAGATTTTTTGGTAGACAGGCTTAAAAACGATGAAAACTGGGATTTAATTATTGAAGGAATGGCTGATTACCAATGGACAAGAAAACCCATTATTATTTCAAGAGAAATCAAGGATACACTCTACGAATTTAGTCAGGGAATCACAGATATAGCAATTAAACTTTTTGCTATGGCTCAAATAAGGGCTATTTCATCGGGGAAGGAAGAAATTACTGCTAACATTATAAGAAGTGTTGCTAAAGAGAATTTACAACTTGTTAGACCCATGATTGAGGCACTTAAATCGGGGTCTATAAAGGCAATTGCTCAATATGAGGATTTATATTCAGTTAATATAGATAATTTTTTAGGTCAAGAAAGCTCAAAAATATCTTTAAATAATAAAATCAGGGAACTGCAAAATAATAAGAAATTAAATGAGAACTTAAATAAAGACAATATTAAAGAACAGGCTATCCTAAAGCTAATAGACCTTGATGTTGAGTCTATTAAGGCAAAAAAGTATGTTGAGGAAAGTATATTAAACAAAGGGAGGAATATAGAAATTAAAGAGCTTGTTAAGGAATCATATAAATTAAGCTTAGAGATGGATATAGTTAAGAAAGAAACAAGAACTTCTAAAAGGAAACAAGATATAGATAATGTTAATGATTTAAGATTTATTGTAGCGGAAGGGAAGAGAAAAGGAATAACTGCCTATGAAGCACTAAATGAAAATAGATATATAAAGCATTTTGATAAAGAAACTTTTAAGGTAGGGTGA
- a CDS encoding Mu transposase C-terminal domain-containing protein, with amino-acid sequence MTKLLAVNTLLEYSKEKVERILWINNEYTIAFIIDIFANTCIPFVRNIEDIHEGLKEGNIIILDDDPVFKLISEEDLSDEYKKIRNKRWNIISSINTEPQIFETKKRKEIILKASEQFDISSKSINRYLIRYWQRSKNINALLPDFCNCGNPGKERNNNGLSKIGRPKKYKDIIGVGINIDDEIKRIFRIAIDKYYYTSKQNSFTVAYELMLKEFFFDDFKIQKGIKIPLIKSNSELPTINQFKYWYKQERNIKKEVTLRKSAKKYELESRAVIGSSTEEAQGPGSVFMVDATIGDVFLTSMFNRNWIIGRPIIYCVMDLFSTKIVGIYIGLEGPSWSGAMTALANCARDKVEFCREYGISINNEEWNCDQLCDSLLADRGEFEGYAVENLINGLHINVKNTSSYRGDLKAKIERFFLSMTMAIKPFVPGYINEDHRQRTGKDYRIEGRLNLFEFTQIVIKLVLYHNSHWLKSYNREEMMIEDDVDCIPNKLWEWGVRNRAGKLRSVSEDTIKLYLMPSAIAQITFRGIKFKGIYYSCNLALVEKWFEKARQCSWSITVSYDIRNMSYIYIKNKDINTFEKCFLLDNQQKYKNKSLDEIQHLFKMEQEKETLNQESILQSKIDLISEIQAIVKKSEKANNNVVSSMESDRSKIKGIRINRKIEKTLNRNNEAFELGKKTYMGNSEVVSMECAKAGKADGNFSSIELLRKKQKEKLNGVRK; translated from the coding sequence ATGACAAAGTTGTTGGCAGTTAATACACTTTTAGAATACTCAAAAGAAAAAGTGGAGAGAATTCTGTGGATAAATAATGAATATACAATTGCGTTCATTATAGATATATTTGCAAATACATGTATTCCATTTGTGAGAAATATAGAAGACATCCATGAGGGGTTAAAAGAGGGCAATATTATAATATTGGATGATGACCCAGTTTTTAAGTTAATAAGTGAAGAGGATTTAAGCGATGAATACAAGAAAATAAGGAATAAAAGATGGAATATCATTAGTTCGATTAATACAGAACCACAAATATTTGAAACAAAGAAAAGAAAGGAAATTATTTTAAAAGCAAGTGAACAATTTGATATTAGTAGTAAGAGTATAAATAGGTATTTAATAAGATATTGGCAAAGGTCTAAAAATATAAATGCACTCCTTCCAGACTTTTGCAATTGCGGAAATCCAGGCAAAGAACGCAATAATAATGGATTATCAAAAATTGGAAGACCTAAAAAATATAAAGATATAATTGGTGTTGGAATCAATATAGATGATGAGATTAAAAGAATATTTAGAATTGCTATTGATAAATACTATTATACAAGTAAACAAAATTCGTTCACCGTAGCCTATGAATTAATGTTAAAGGAGTTCTTTTTTGATGATTTTAAGATACAAAAAGGAATTAAAATTCCTTTAATTAAGTCAAATAGCGAATTACCAACGATAAATCAGTTTAAGTATTGGTATAAACAGGAAAGAAATATAAAAAAAGAAGTTACATTAAGAAAAAGTGCAAAAAAATATGAACTTGAAAGTAGAGCTGTGATAGGAAGTTCTACAGAAGAAGCACAGGGTCCAGGTTCTGTATTTATGGTGGACGCAACAATAGGGGATGTATTCTTGACCTCAATGTTTAACAGAAATTGGATAATAGGGCGGCCAATTATTTACTGCGTTATGGATTTATTTTCCACGAAAATCGTTGGCATTTACATTGGTTTGGAAGGCCCATCTTGGAGTGGAGCTATGACAGCACTTGCTAATTGTGCAAGAGATAAAGTAGAGTTTTGTAGGGAATATGGTATTTCAATAAATAATGAAGAATGGAATTGCGACCAATTATGCGATTCATTGTTGGCTGATAGAGGTGAGTTTGAAGGTTATGCAGTCGAAAATCTTATTAATGGATTACATATTAATGTGAAAAATACAAGTTCTTATAGGGGCGACCTAAAAGCAAAAATTGAACGATTCTTCCTAAGTATGACTATGGCTATCAAACCCTTTGTTCCTGGTTATATAAATGAAGACCATCGACAGAGGACGGGAAAGGATTATCGAATTGAGGGGAGACTTAATTTGTTTGAATTTACACAAATTGTAATTAAGTTAGTGTTATATCATAACTCACATTGGCTAAAAAGTTACAACAGAGAAGAGATGATGATAGAGGATGATGTAGATTGTATACCAAATAAATTATGGGAGTGGGGTGTAAGAAATAGAGCGGGGAAATTGCGTTCAGTTTCAGAGGATACAATTAAATTATACCTAATGCCATCTGCTATAGCCCAAATTACATTTAGAGGAATAAAGTTTAAAGGAATATATTATAGTTGTAATTTGGCATTAGTTGAAAAATGGTTTGAGAAGGCAAGACAATGTAGTTGGTCCATTACTGTTAGTTACGATATAAGAAACATGAGCTATATCTATATTAAAAATAAAGATATAAATACATTTGAAAAGTGTTTTTTACTTGATAATCAACAGAAATATAAAAATAAAAGTTTAGATGAAATTCAACATCTCTTTAAAATGGAACAGGAAAAGGAAACGTTAAATCAAGAGAGTATATTGCAATCAAAGATAGACTTAATATCAGAAATTCAAGCAATAGTAAAGAAATCTGAAAAAGCTAATAATAATGTAGTTTCTTCAATGGAAAGTGATAGAAGTAAGATTAAAGGTATAAGAATAAATAGAAAAATAGAAAAAACACTAAATCGTAACAATGAAGCTTTTGAACTTGGAAAGAAAACTTATATGGGGAATTCAGAAGTAGTTTCTATGGAGTGTGCTAAGGCAGGTAAGGCTGATGGAAACTTTAGCAGTATTGAATTATTAAGAAAAAAACAAAAGGAGAAATTAAATGGAGTACGTAAATAA
- a CDS encoding TnsA endonuclease C-terminal domain-containing protein codes for MTKRNLDWTLEKYNRFIKEGRGKGEGRDYKPWLTIQDMPSRGRVTRIYEAGRIYHFFTDNELRYFYSIIWQEAVIDVREHYPLLDLNRVLNLDEDSLYEKYRNDGDNAPHVLTTTFLITVKNIDGKINYYARSVKSSLELDKKNIIDRYEIQRRYYEAKKINWGIVTQKDIPVVRAKNISWVYPSLEINNDERFKESERECLCDLLMRRLDGSPNVIREVTTKFDYEMNFESGTGLLFFKYLIATKQLLINMDEEININQPISKVILNRNKGEVINDKVVGS; via the coding sequence ATGACAAAACGGAATTTAGATTGGACACTTGAAAAATATAATAGATTTATAAAAGAAGGGCGTGGAAAAGGAGAGGGTAGAGATTATAAACCCTGGCTAACTATTCAAGACATGCCTTCAAGGGGAAGGGTAACAAGAATCTACGAAGCAGGTAGAATATATCATTTTTTTACTGATAATGAATTAAGATATTTTTATTCGATTATATGGCAAGAGGCTGTAATAGATGTCAGAGAACATTATCCATTGCTCGACTTAAATAGAGTTCTTAATTTAGATGAAGATTCATTGTATGAAAAGTATAGAAATGATGGTGATAATGCTCCACATGTATTGACCACAACATTTCTTATAACAGTTAAAAATATTGATGGGAAGATTAATTATTATGCAAGAAGTGTGAAGTCATCATTGGAGCTTGACAAAAAGAATATTATTGATAGGTATGAAATTCAACGGAGATACTATGAAGCTAAAAAAATAAATTGGGGAATTGTAACTCAAAAAGATATTCCAGTTGTAAGAGCTAAAAATATTTCATGGGTATATCCTTCGTTAGAGATAAATAATGATGAAAGATTTAAAGAAAGTGAAAGGGAATGTTTATGTGACTTACTAATGAGGAGATTAGATGGAAGCCCTAACGTAATTAGAGAGGTTACTACTAAATTTGATTATGAAATGAACTTTGAAAGTGGGACGGGATTATTATTTTTCAAGTATCTAATTGCAACTAAACAATTGTTAATTAATATGGATGAAGAAATTAATATTAACCAACCTATTAGCAAAGTCATACTAAATAGGAATAAAGGAGAAGTTATAAATGACAAAGTTGTTGGCAGTTAA
- a CDS encoding protein kinase domain-containing protein has product MGYGYKYNKGTKICNYTITNTLGKGGNGEVYEVKNRSNNKFAMKILTNKNDFKERYARFKDEIKIVREHQEQNDGILPIIDMNIPEIKDFGNGVPAWYTMPLAKPIREVINKKVSSSKEESIKMLLNFIELAKTIEYFHKAGIAHRDIKPENIYFYNDKWVLSDFGLVDYPKKDNITRNYLGPKATIAPEMRLNAKMADGKIADVYSLAKTLWILITNSKYAFDGVYNNDTKGIRLNDFIDFHIYLSPLEKLLENATQQEPNERIKINEFIEQLQDYIYDISNMSRVYTELDLQKELEDNKKNGIGDFVFHIQHNVLHEKKRVMEELFLHMYHNEKGFIKLGYDEEVRILKMITYKLSIEKKFIVSPIFRHTRNEAMLNIAVYINYSPEYVKKMCNLLCYKDKEKEDEIVIDIIGSISATTKYENDLHLNEIVDYIEKRSVAK; this is encoded by the coding sequence ATGGGATATGGGTATAAATATAATAAAGGGACGAAAATTTGTAATTATACAATAACTAATACCTTAGGAAAAGGAGGGAATGGAGAGGTATATGAAGTAAAAAATAGAAGTAATAATAAATTTGCAATGAAAATATTAACTAATAAAAATGACTTTAAAGAAAGATATGCAAGATTTAAAGATGAAATTAAGATAGTAAGAGAACATCAGGAACAAAATGATGGGATATTACCTATAATAGATATGAACATTCCCGAAATTAAAGATTTTGGAAATGGAGTACCAGCGTGGTATACTATGCCATTAGCTAAACCTATCAGGGAAGTAATAAACAAAAAGGTTTCAAGTAGTAAAGAGGAATCTATAAAAATGTTGCTAAATTTTATTGAATTAGCAAAAACAATAGAGTATTTTCATAAAGCTGGAATTGCACATAGAGATATAAAACCTGAGAATATATACTTTTATAATGATAAATGGGTATTGAGTGATTTTGGATTAGTTGACTATCCTAAAAAGGATAATATTACGAGGAATTATTTAGGTCCTAAAGCTACAATTGCTCCCGAAATGAGACTAAATGCAAAAATGGCTGATGGTAAAATAGCGGATGTATATTCTTTAGCAAAAACATTGTGGATTCTAATTACAAATAGTAAGTATGCGTTTGACGGTGTATATAATAATGATACAAAAGGAATTAGATTAAATGATTTCATTGATTTTCATATTTATCTTAGCCCATTAGAGAAGCTATTAGAAAATGCTACTCAGCAAGAACCCAATGAAAGAATTAAAATCAATGAATTTATAGAACAGTTGCAGGATTACATCTATGATATTAGTAATATGAGCAGAGTATATACTGAATTAGATTTACAAAAGGAATTGGAAGATAATAAAAAGAATGGAATAGGTGATTTTGTTTTTCATATACAGCACAATGTTTTACATGAAAAGAAGAGAGTAATGGAAGAATTATTTTTACATATGTACCATAACGAGAAAGGTTTTATAAAATTAGGTTATGATGAAGAAGTTAGAATATTAAAGATGATAACATACAAGTTATCTATTGAGAAAAAATTCATTGTATCTCCTATATTTCGTCATACAAGAAATGAAGCTATGTTGAATATTGCAGTATATATAAATTATTCACCCGAATATGTTAAAAAAATGTGTAATTTACTATGTTACAAAGATAAAGAAAAAGAAGATGAAATTGTTATAGATATTATAGGGTCTATAAGTGCAACAACTAAGTATGAAAATGATTTACACTTAAATGAGATAGTAGATTATATTGAAAAAAGGTCGGTAGCTAAATAA
- a CDS encoding site-specific integrase, with translation MNTVSPIRDKKQLEAMKTFLKGKDVRDYLMFMVGISSALRISDILCMRAKDIWSGRKPTEFIMLNEKKTGKAKRFPITKNLSKSIILFMQEYDLEQDDYVFQSRKGNGKPITRQHAAFILSQTADYVGIKEPISTHSMRKTWGYWAYKSGVSLALIMEALNHSSMANTRKYLGITQNDLDNVYMSLNL, from the coding sequence ATGAATACAGTAAGTCCAATCCGAGATAAGAAACAATTGGAAGCAATGAAAACTTTTTTAAAGGGAAAAGATGTACGAGATTACTTAATGTTTATGGTGGGAATTTCCAGTGCATTGAGAATTTCTGACATATTATGTATGAGGGCTAAGGATATTTGGAGTGGAAGAAAGCCAACAGAATTTATAATGCTAAATGAAAAGAAAACTGGCAAGGCTAAGAGATTTCCGATTACTAAGAATTTGAGCAAGAGTATAATATTGTTCATGCAGGAGTATGATTTAGAACAGGATGATTATGTCTTCCAATCAAGGAAAGGAAATGGAAAACCGATTACCCGTCAACATGCGGCCTTCATATTAAGCCAAACAGCAGATTATGTAGGTATTAAAGAACCAATATCAACACACTCTATGCGAAAAACTTGGGGTTATTGGGCCTATAAATCAGGTGTGTCGTTAGCTCTTATAATGGAAGCTTTAAATCATAGTAGTATGGCAAATACAAGGAAGTATCTGGGGATTACTCAGAATGACTTAGATAATGTTTATATGTCATTAAATTTATAA
- a CDS encoding P-loop NTPase fold protein, with protein MEELQRGIIEYVKNDNADYAVMINGEWGSGKTYLWENGLQKKIDDIEKNGIKLKSIYISLYGINSLEEISKKIFIEVLSSSKKFMGKIFNSKGGDVVPEIVKVAITGASFFGFSLDKMEIDYSKLSSLKNKVLCFDDLERANVNITDILGYINNLVEHDKIKTIIICYEKELESKIINRNIELKTLASAYIVMNNTEALQIINNKENEKTLTDLINDNNAEIFGKTNEYAKIKEKLIGKTFDYVPNNIKIIENILEAYSINDSLGIFLKSQKEIVIDVFIRSKTKNIRILKQALNDFGILYKHIISYDKELKEIIQKPLLVFVLSVSFEIKSSKVDKDKFKDFKDYYAIQSEIVMENMVKKGEKYFTEFRRRYYPGTEIDCLFFKFAEEYIRTSIINTDLIKVEMKVLQDNLGDKEEPSYKKIIFGRYWNMDDVEFNNALSETLKNLQEGEVHFSCYLNAFFILRHFLKENIIKLDMKQIKDIIKEGLKKSEVNAEYYENIDMAYKGIDFSNDEDLIEIRKHIYSLNDKLKNKMSINDVNVLFNMLPGNISEFQKQMVYNYCDISIFSICDINELYNKLILLSNKNLILFRNIVIERYKYNYITLEGDVSNLKILQELIENNIKEKDGSLSKMILNQLSKTIEKTINIKN; from the coding sequence ATGGAGGAATTACAAAGAGGTATTATTGAATATGTAAAAAATGATAATGCAGACTATGCTGTAATGATTAATGGAGAGTGGGGAAGTGGAAAGACTTACTTATGGGAGAATGGTTTACAAAAGAAAATAGATGATATTGAGAAAAATGGGATTAAGCTAAAATCAATTTATATATCATTGTATGGAATAAATAGTTTGGAAGAAATATCAAAGAAAATTTTTATTGAGGTTTTATCATCTTCAAAGAAATTTATGGGAAAGATATTTAATAGCAAAGGTGGCGATGTAGTACCTGAAATTGTTAAAGTAGCCATAACAGGAGCAAGTTTCTTTGGATTTTCATTAGATAAAATGGAAATTGATTATTCAAAATTAAGTTCTTTGAAAAATAAGGTTTTGTGTTTTGATGATTTAGAAAGGGCAAATGTTAATATAACAGATATATTAGGATATATAAATAATCTTGTGGAACATGACAAAATAAAGACTATAATAATTTGTTATGAAAAAGAACTTGAAAGTAAAATAATAAATAGAAATATTGAATTAAAAACTTTAGCCTCAGCATATATAGTAATGAATAATACTGAAGCACTACAAATAATAAATAATAAAGAAAACGAAAAAACTTTAACAGATTTAATTAATGATAATAATGCTGAAATTTTCGGAAAGACTAATGAATATGCAAAGATTAAGGAGAAATTAATAGGAAAGACATTTGATTATGTTCCTAACAATATTAAAATAATAGAAAACATATTAGAAGCTTATTCAATAAATGATTCATTGGGTATATTTTTGAAATCACAAAAAGAAATAGTTATCGATGTTTTTATAAGAAGTAAAACAAAAAATATCAGGATATTAAAACAGGCTCTAAATGATTTTGGTATACTTTATAAACATATAATTAGTTATGACAAAGAGTTGAAGGAAATTATTCAAAAACCCTTATTGGTTTTTGTACTGTCAGTCTCTTTTGAAATTAAATCTTCAAAAGTTGATAAAGATAAATTCAAAGATTTTAAAGATTATTACGCTATTCAATCGGAAATAGTGATGGAGAATATGGTTAAAAAGGGAGAAAAGTATTTTACTGAATTTAGAAGAAGATATTATCCTGGAACAGAAATAGACTGCTTATTCTTTAAATTTGCTGAGGAATATATCAGGACAAGCATAATTAACACCGATTTAATTAAAGTAGAAATGAAAGTTTTACAAGACAACTTAGGCGATAAAGAAGAACCGAGTTATAAAAAGATAATTTTTGGTAGATATTGGAACATGGACGATGTCGAATTTAACAATGCATTAAGTGAAACTCTAAAAAACTTGCAAGAAGGTGAAGTGCATTTTTCATGTTACCTAAATGCATTTTTTATACTGAGGCATTTTTTAAAAGAAAATATAATTAAATTAGATATGAAGCAAATTAAAGATATTATTAAGGAAGGCTTAAAAAAGTCAGAAGTGAATGCAGAATATTACGAAAATATAGATATGGCATATAAAGGGATTGATTTTTCTAATGATGAAGATTTAATTGAAATAAGAAAACATATATATAGTTTAAATGATAAATTAAAAAATAAAATGAGTATTAATGATGTTAATGTTTTATTTAATATGCTGCCAGGTAATATAAGTGAATTTCAAAAACAGATGGTATACAATTATTGTGATATATCAATATTTAGCATATGTGATATTAATGAATTGTATAATAAATTAATTTTATTAAGTAATAAGAATTTGATTCTTTTTAGAAATATTGTTATTGAAAGATATAAATATAATTATATTACTTTAGAAGGGGATGTTAGCAATTTAAAAATACTTCAAGAACTTATTGAAAACAATATTAAAGAAAAAGACGGTTCTTTAAGTAAAATGATATTAAATCAGTTATCTAAAACAATAGAAAAAACAATCAATATTAAAAATTAG